Proteins encoded within one genomic window of Ovis aries strain OAR_USU_Benz2616 breed Rambouillet chromosome 1, ARS-UI_Ramb_v3.0, whole genome shotgun sequence:
- the ZBTB21 gene encoding zinc finger and BTB domain-containing protein 21 isoform X3 has product MIRPSMEGLLHYINPAHAISLLSALNEERLKGQLCDALLIVGDQKFRAHKNVLAASSEYFQSLFTNKENEAQTVFQLDFCEPDAFDNVLNYIYSSSLFVEKSSLAAVQELGYSLGISFLTNIASKTPQAPFPTCPNRKKTITEDEENSSQKRSVIVCQSRNEAPGKAGSQNISELSHPPRPSPSIAVKANASKPPGPKPTEPPHHVAPAEKTWPKDGPAVLARPPELAGPSEEPSRSGLAKRAAAPPSKPPLDRAAVDERPGASALLPKGVAVELALRSPRPPVLSLRGSPETPFLLKEAGRGSGPGEDRNLLYYSRLGLVIPAGAPAPGAQGVDRSGPLVKSLLRRSLSMDSQVPVYTPTAELQPPPGAGSGDVAGSVLCAFSSQRPPSKDGGETVAPDARAPAPQPHRLRSFSASQPAERPGAPPGPEVRVKAEPRSPPEPCDIIRVTVGDAAAATRDLALQTEDDRKDPSRLPAKRRFQTDRRLPAKQPKAESPGSPGSGDPREEGLSPSALQADFPGSDLNKDEFEQGNHERLCRTATVCPYCSLRFFSPELKREHEGKCEFRKLTCLECMRTFKSAFSIWRHQVEVHNQNSMAPAAGTSPPRPDLNGEATGPARPPVLPEPGRADPAATAAKDDPSGGGRGPEPVNFDSEDSTCLPEDLSLSKPLKIQVKEEPPEEAEEEAPEAGAAPKDLWPCEKCGKTFPAPKQLERHQELLCSVKPFICHVCNKAFRTNFRLWSHFQSHMAQASEDPAHREPEAGPGPAGSPSPPPLPPPLPKIQPLEPDSPTGLPETPTPTADKLFAPRESDTLFYHAPPLSAITFKRQFMCKLCHRTFKTAFSLWSHEQTHN; this is encoded by the exons ATG ATAAGGCCGAGCATGGAGGGGCTGCTGCACTACATCAACCCAGCACACGCCATCTCTCTCCTCAGCGCCCTCAACGAGGAGCGGCTCAAGGGGCAGCTGTGTGACGCACTCCTGATCGTCGGTGACCAGAAGTTCCGAGCTCATAAGAACGTCCTGGCTGCCAGCAGTGAGTACTTCCAGAGCTTGTTCACCAACAAGGAGAACGAGGCACAGACTGTATTCCAGCTGGACTTCTGTGAGCCAGATGCTTTCGACAATGTGCTCAACTACATCTATTCTTCGTCTCTGTTCGTGGAGAAGAGCAGCCTGGCTGCCGTGCAGGAGCTCGGCTACAGCCTGGGCATCTCCTTCCTGACCAACATTGCCTCCAAGACACCCCAGGCCCCCTTTCCCACGTGTCCCAACAGAAAGAAGACTATCACCGAGGACGAGGAGAACAGTTCTCAAAAGAGAAGTGTCATCGTTTGTCAGAGCAGGAACGAAGCCCCCGGGAAAGCTGGGAGTCAGAACATCTCTGAGCTGAGCCACCCTCCCCGGCCCTCCCCCAGCATCGCGGTCAAGGCAAACGCCAGTAAGCCCCCCGGCCCCAAACCCACAGAGCCCCCGCACCACGTGGCGCCAGCTGAAAAAACCTGGCCAAAAGATGGTCCCGCGGTTCTGGCGAGGCCGCCCGAGCTCGCCGGGCCTTCGGAGGAGCCAAGCCGGAGCGGCCTGGCCAAGCGGGCCGCGGCACCGCCTTCGAAGCCCCCGCTGGATCGGGCGGCCGTGGACGAAAGGCCAGGCGCCAGCGCCCTGCTCCCCAAAGGCGTGGCCGTGGAGCTGGCGCTGCGGAGCCCGCGGCCGCCCGTCCTGTCCCTGCGGGGCTCACCCGAGACGCCCTTCCTGCTGAAGGAGGCGGGCCGGGGCAGTGGGCCGGGCGAGGACCGGAACCTGCTGTATTACTCTAGGCTGGGGCTGGTCATCCCAGCCGGGGCGCCGGCGCCGGGGGCCCAGGGTGTGGACCGCAGCGGCCCGCTTGTCAAGAGCCTCCTGCGCCGGTCGCTGTCCATGGACAGCCAAGTCCCCGTGTACACGCCCACTGCCGAGCTGCAGCCTCCCCCAGGCGCGGGCTCGGGCGATGTGGCGGGCAGCGTGCTCTGCGCCTTCTCTTCTCAGAGGCCGCCCTCCAAGGACGGGGGCGAAACGGTGGCCCCCGACGCCCGGGCCCCTGCCCCTCAGCCTCACCGCCTCAGGTCCTTCAGCGCCTCTCAGCCGGCTGAGCGGCCGGGGGCGCCCCCGGGGCCGGAGGTGCGGGTCAAGGCCGAGCCGCGCAGCCCCCCAGAGCCATGCGACATCATTCGCGTCACTGTGGGGGATGCCGCGGCCGCCACGAGAGACCTGGCCCTACAGACAGAAGACGACCGGAAAGACCCCAGCAGACTCCCGGCTAAGAGGCGGTTCCAGACCGACAGGAGGCTGCCGGCCAAGCAGCCCAAAGCTGAGAGCCCAGGCTCCCCGGGCTCGGGAGACCCCCGCGAGGAGGGCTTGAGCCCATCTGCCCTCCAGGCCGACTTCCCAGGCTCTGACTTGAACAAAGACGAATTCG AGCAAGGCAACCACGAGCGCCTGTGCCGCACTGCTACCGTGTGCCCCTACTGCAGCCTCAGGTTCTTCTCGCCCGAGCTCAAGCGCGAGCACGAGGGCAAGTGCGAGTTCCGCAAGCTCACGTGCCTGGAGTGCATGCGCACCTTCAAGTCGGCCTTCAGCATCTGGCGGCACCAGGTGGAAGTGCACAATCAGAACAGCATGGCCCCGGCCGCCGGCACCTCCCCACCCCGGCCTGACCTCAACGGCGAGGCCACCGGCCCTGCCCGGCCCCCTGTCCTGCCCGAGCCTGGCCGAGCCGACCCTGCGGCCACTGCCGCCAAAGATGACCCCTCGGGGGGCGGCCGCGGCCCTGAGCCTGTGAACTTTGACTCcgaagattccacctgcctccCCGAGGACCTCAGCCTCTCCAAGCCGCTGAAGATCCAGGTCAAAGAGGAGCCGCCGGAGGAGGCCGAGGAGGAGGCACCCGAGGCTGGCGCGGCCCCCAAGGACCTGTGGCCCTGCGAGAAGTGCGGCAAGACCTTCCCGGCACCAAAGCAGCTGGAGCGGCACCAGGAGCTGCTGTGCTCCGTGAAGCCCTTCATCTGCCACGTCTGCAACAAGGCTTTCCGCACCAACTTCCGGCTCTGGAGCCACTTCCAGTCCCACATGGCCCAGGCCTCTGAGGACCCTGCGCACCGGGAACCCGAGGCTGGCCCGGGCCCCGCCGGCTCCCCGTCACCGCCCCCGCTGCCCCCACCGCTGCCCAAGATCCAGCCCCTGGAGCCCGACAGCCCCACAGGCCTGCCCGAAACCCCCACTCCCACCGCCGACAAGCTGTTCGCGCCCCGAGAGTCAGACACGCTGTTCTACCACGCGCCCCCCCTCTCCGCCATCACTTTTAAAAGACAGTTCATGTGTAAGCTCTGCCACAGGACATTCAAGACGGCCTTCAGCCTCTGGAGCCACGAGCAGACGCACAACTGA
- the ZBTB21 gene encoding zinc finger and BTB domain-containing protein 21 isoform X2 — protein sequence MEGLLHYINPAHAISLLSALNEERLKGQLCDALLIVGDQKFRAHKNVLAASSEYFQSLFTNKENEAQTVFQLDFCEPDAFDNVLNYIYSSSLFVEKSSLAAVQELGYSLGISFLTNIASKTPQAPFPTCPNRKKTITEDEENSSQKRSVIVCQSRNEAPGKAGSQNISELSHPPRPSPSIAVKANASKPPGPKPTEPPHHVAPAEKTWPKDGPAVLARPPELAGPSEEPSRSGLAKRAAAPPSKPPLDRAAVDERPGASALLPKGVAVELALRSPRPPVLSLRGSPETPFLLKEAGRGSGPGEDRNLLYYSRLGLVIPAGAPAPGAQGVDRSGPLVKSLLRRSLSMDSQVPVYTPTAELQPPPGAGSGDVAGSVLCAFSSQRPPSKDGGETVAPDARAPAPQPHRLRSFSASQPAERPGAPPGPEVRVKAEPRSPPEPCDIIRVTVGDAAAATRDLALQTEDDRKDPSRLPAKRRFQTDRRLPAKQPKAESPGSPGSGDPREEGLSPSALQADFPGSDLNKDEFGELEGTRPNKKFKCKHCLKIFRSTAGLHRHVNMYHNPEKPYACDICHKRFHTNFKVWTHCQTQHGVVKNPAPAASSHAVLDEKFQRKLIDIVREREIKKALILKLRRGRPGFQGPGGSPAQVLKRGLRSRAKGAYVCTACGKAYRFLSQLKQHVKMHPGEKALGAARATRPRERVAPGGAAGGPELYLCRLCNAKLSSLLEQGNHERLCRTATVCPYCSLRFFSPELKREHEGKCEFRKLTCLECMRTFKSAFSIWRHQVEVHNQNSMAPAAGTSPPRPDLNGEATGPARPPVLPEPGRADPAATAAKDDPSGGGRGPEPVNFDSEDSTCLPEDLSLSKPLKIQVKEEPPEEAEEEAPEAGAAPKDLWPCEKCGKTFPAPKQLERHQELLCSVKPFICHVCNKAFRTNFRLWSHFQSHMAQASEDPAHREPEAGPGPAGSPSPPPLPPPLPKIQPLEPDSPTGLPETPTPTADKLFAPRESDTLFYHAPPLSAITFKRQFMCKLCHRTFKTAFSLWSHEQTHN from the coding sequence ATGGAGGGGCTGCTGCACTACATCAACCCAGCACACGCCATCTCTCTCCTCAGCGCCCTCAACGAGGAGCGGCTCAAGGGGCAGCTGTGTGACGCACTCCTGATCGTCGGTGACCAGAAGTTCCGAGCTCATAAGAACGTCCTGGCTGCCAGCAGTGAGTACTTCCAGAGCTTGTTCACCAACAAGGAGAACGAGGCACAGACTGTATTCCAGCTGGACTTCTGTGAGCCAGATGCTTTCGACAATGTGCTCAACTACATCTATTCTTCGTCTCTGTTCGTGGAGAAGAGCAGCCTGGCTGCCGTGCAGGAGCTCGGCTACAGCCTGGGCATCTCCTTCCTGACCAACATTGCCTCCAAGACACCCCAGGCCCCCTTTCCCACGTGTCCCAACAGAAAGAAGACTATCACCGAGGACGAGGAGAACAGTTCTCAAAAGAGAAGTGTCATCGTTTGTCAGAGCAGGAACGAAGCCCCCGGGAAAGCTGGGAGTCAGAACATCTCTGAGCTGAGCCACCCTCCCCGGCCCTCCCCCAGCATCGCGGTCAAGGCAAACGCCAGTAAGCCCCCCGGCCCCAAACCCACAGAGCCCCCGCACCACGTGGCGCCAGCTGAAAAAACCTGGCCAAAAGATGGTCCCGCGGTTCTGGCGAGGCCGCCCGAGCTCGCCGGGCCTTCGGAGGAGCCAAGCCGGAGCGGCCTGGCCAAGCGGGCCGCGGCACCGCCTTCGAAGCCCCCGCTGGATCGGGCGGCCGTGGACGAAAGGCCAGGCGCCAGCGCCCTGCTCCCCAAAGGCGTGGCCGTGGAGCTGGCGCTGCGGAGCCCGCGGCCGCCCGTCCTGTCCCTGCGGGGCTCACCCGAGACGCCCTTCCTGCTGAAGGAGGCGGGCCGGGGCAGTGGGCCGGGCGAGGACCGGAACCTGCTGTATTACTCTAGGCTGGGGCTGGTCATCCCAGCCGGGGCGCCGGCGCCGGGGGCCCAGGGTGTGGACCGCAGCGGCCCGCTTGTCAAGAGCCTCCTGCGCCGGTCGCTGTCCATGGACAGCCAAGTCCCCGTGTACACGCCCACTGCCGAGCTGCAGCCTCCCCCAGGCGCGGGCTCGGGCGATGTGGCGGGCAGCGTGCTCTGCGCCTTCTCTTCTCAGAGGCCGCCCTCCAAGGACGGGGGCGAAACGGTGGCCCCCGACGCCCGGGCCCCTGCCCCTCAGCCTCACCGCCTCAGGTCCTTCAGCGCCTCTCAGCCGGCTGAGCGGCCGGGGGCGCCCCCGGGGCCGGAGGTGCGGGTCAAGGCCGAGCCGCGCAGCCCCCCAGAGCCATGCGACATCATTCGCGTCACTGTGGGGGATGCCGCGGCCGCCACGAGAGACCTGGCCCTACAGACAGAAGACGACCGGAAAGACCCCAGCAGACTCCCGGCTAAGAGGCGGTTCCAGACCGACAGGAGGCTGCCGGCCAAGCAGCCCAAAGCTGAGAGCCCAGGCTCCCCGGGCTCGGGAGACCCCCGCGAGGAGGGCTTGAGCCCATCTGCCCTCCAGGCCGACTTCCCAGGCTCTGACTTGAACAAAGACGAATTCGGTGAGTTGGAGGGCACGAGaccaaacaaaaagtttaaatgcAAACATTGCCTTAAAATCTTTAGATCCACGGCGGGCCTGCACCGGCACGTGAACATGTACCACAACCCCGAGAAGCCGTACGCCTGCGACATCTGCCACAAGCGCTTTCACACCAACTTCAAAGTGTGGACGCACTGCCAGACGCAGCACGGTGTGGTGAAAAATCCGGCTCCGGCCGCCAGCTCCCACGCTGTCCTGGACGAGAAGTTCCAGAGGAAGCTCATTGATATTGTGCGAGAGCGGGAGATCAAGAAGGCGCTGATCCTAAAGCTGCGGCGCGGCCGGCCGGGCTTCCAGGGCCCTGGCGGCTCCCCAGCGCAGGTCCTCAAGCGGGGCCTGCGCTCCCGGGCCAAGGGCGCGTATGTGTGCACGGCCTGCGGGAAGGCCTACCGCTTCCTCTCCCAGCTCAAGCAGCACGTGAAGATGCACCCGGGGGAGAAGGCCCTTGGGGCTGCCAGGGCCACGCGGCCCAGGGAGCGCGTGGCCCCCGGGGGCGCAGCGGGCGGCCCGGAGCTCTATCTGTGCCGCCTCTGTAACGCCAAGCTCTCTTCTCTCCTAGAGCAAGGCAACCACGAGCGCCTGTGCCGCACTGCTACCGTGTGCCCCTACTGCAGCCTCAGGTTCTTCTCGCCCGAGCTCAAGCGCGAGCACGAGGGCAAGTGCGAGTTCCGCAAGCTCACGTGCCTGGAGTGCATGCGCACCTTCAAGTCGGCCTTCAGCATCTGGCGGCACCAGGTGGAAGTGCACAATCAGAACAGCATGGCCCCGGCCGCCGGCACCTCCCCACCCCGGCCTGACCTCAACGGCGAGGCCACCGGCCCTGCCCGGCCCCCTGTCCTGCCCGAGCCTGGCCGAGCCGACCCTGCGGCCACTGCCGCCAAAGATGACCCCTCGGGGGGCGGCCGCGGCCCTGAGCCTGTGAACTTTGACTCcgaagattccacctgcctccCCGAGGACCTCAGCCTCTCCAAGCCGCTGAAGATCCAGGTCAAAGAGGAGCCGCCGGAGGAGGCCGAGGAGGAGGCACCCGAGGCTGGCGCGGCCCCCAAGGACCTGTGGCCCTGCGAGAAGTGCGGCAAGACCTTCCCGGCACCAAAGCAGCTGGAGCGGCACCAGGAGCTGCTGTGCTCCGTGAAGCCCTTCATCTGCCACGTCTGCAACAAGGCTTTCCGCACCAACTTCCGGCTCTGGAGCCACTTCCAGTCCCACATGGCCCAGGCCTCTGAGGACCCTGCGCACCGGGAACCCGAGGCTGGCCCGGGCCCCGCCGGCTCCCCGTCACCGCCCCCGCTGCCCCCACCGCTGCCCAAGATCCAGCCCCTGGAGCCCGACAGCCCCACAGGCCTGCCCGAAACCCCCACTCCCACCGCCGACAAGCTGTTCGCGCCCCGAGAGTCAGACACGCTGTTCTACCACGCGCCCCCCCTCTCCGCCATCACTTTTAAAAGACAGTTCATGTGTAAGCTCTGCCACAGGACATTCAAGACGGCCTTCAGCCTCTGGAGCCACGAGCAGACGCACAACTGA
- the ZBTB21 gene encoding zinc finger and BTB domain-containing protein 21 isoform X1: MIRPSMEGLLHYINPAHAISLLSALNEERLKGQLCDALLIVGDQKFRAHKNVLAASSEYFQSLFTNKENEAQTVFQLDFCEPDAFDNVLNYIYSSSLFVEKSSLAAVQELGYSLGISFLTNIASKTPQAPFPTCPNRKKTITEDEENSSQKRSVIVCQSRNEAPGKAGSQNISELSHPPRPSPSIAVKANASKPPGPKPTEPPHHVAPAEKTWPKDGPAVLARPPELAGPSEEPSRSGLAKRAAAPPSKPPLDRAAVDERPGASALLPKGVAVELALRSPRPPVLSLRGSPETPFLLKEAGRGSGPGEDRNLLYYSRLGLVIPAGAPAPGAQGVDRSGPLVKSLLRRSLSMDSQVPVYTPTAELQPPPGAGSGDVAGSVLCAFSSQRPPSKDGGETVAPDARAPAPQPHRLRSFSASQPAERPGAPPGPEVRVKAEPRSPPEPCDIIRVTVGDAAAATRDLALQTEDDRKDPSRLPAKRRFQTDRRLPAKQPKAESPGSPGSGDPREEGLSPSALQADFPGSDLNKDEFGELEGTRPNKKFKCKHCLKIFRSTAGLHRHVNMYHNPEKPYACDICHKRFHTNFKVWTHCQTQHGVVKNPAPAASSHAVLDEKFQRKLIDIVREREIKKALILKLRRGRPGFQGPGGSPAQVLKRGLRSRAKGAYVCTACGKAYRFLSQLKQHVKMHPGEKALGAARATRPRERVAPGGAAGGPELYLCRLCNAKLSSLLEQGNHERLCRTATVCPYCSLRFFSPELKREHEGKCEFRKLTCLECMRTFKSAFSIWRHQVEVHNQNSMAPAAGTSPPRPDLNGEATGPARPPVLPEPGRADPAATAAKDDPSGGGRGPEPVNFDSEDSTCLPEDLSLSKPLKIQVKEEPPEEAEEEAPEAGAAPKDLWPCEKCGKTFPAPKQLERHQELLCSVKPFICHVCNKAFRTNFRLWSHFQSHMAQASEDPAHREPEAGPGPAGSPSPPPLPPPLPKIQPLEPDSPTGLPETPTPTADKLFAPRESDTLFYHAPPLSAITFKRQFMCKLCHRTFKTAFSLWSHEQTHN, encoded by the exons ATG ATAAGGCCGAGCATGGAGGGGCTGCTGCACTACATCAACCCAGCACACGCCATCTCTCTCCTCAGCGCCCTCAACGAGGAGCGGCTCAAGGGGCAGCTGTGTGACGCACTCCTGATCGTCGGTGACCAGAAGTTCCGAGCTCATAAGAACGTCCTGGCTGCCAGCAGTGAGTACTTCCAGAGCTTGTTCACCAACAAGGAGAACGAGGCACAGACTGTATTCCAGCTGGACTTCTGTGAGCCAGATGCTTTCGACAATGTGCTCAACTACATCTATTCTTCGTCTCTGTTCGTGGAGAAGAGCAGCCTGGCTGCCGTGCAGGAGCTCGGCTACAGCCTGGGCATCTCCTTCCTGACCAACATTGCCTCCAAGACACCCCAGGCCCCCTTTCCCACGTGTCCCAACAGAAAGAAGACTATCACCGAGGACGAGGAGAACAGTTCTCAAAAGAGAAGTGTCATCGTTTGTCAGAGCAGGAACGAAGCCCCCGGGAAAGCTGGGAGTCAGAACATCTCTGAGCTGAGCCACCCTCCCCGGCCCTCCCCCAGCATCGCGGTCAAGGCAAACGCCAGTAAGCCCCCCGGCCCCAAACCCACAGAGCCCCCGCACCACGTGGCGCCAGCTGAAAAAACCTGGCCAAAAGATGGTCCCGCGGTTCTGGCGAGGCCGCCCGAGCTCGCCGGGCCTTCGGAGGAGCCAAGCCGGAGCGGCCTGGCCAAGCGGGCCGCGGCACCGCCTTCGAAGCCCCCGCTGGATCGGGCGGCCGTGGACGAAAGGCCAGGCGCCAGCGCCCTGCTCCCCAAAGGCGTGGCCGTGGAGCTGGCGCTGCGGAGCCCGCGGCCGCCCGTCCTGTCCCTGCGGGGCTCACCCGAGACGCCCTTCCTGCTGAAGGAGGCGGGCCGGGGCAGTGGGCCGGGCGAGGACCGGAACCTGCTGTATTACTCTAGGCTGGGGCTGGTCATCCCAGCCGGGGCGCCGGCGCCGGGGGCCCAGGGTGTGGACCGCAGCGGCCCGCTTGTCAAGAGCCTCCTGCGCCGGTCGCTGTCCATGGACAGCCAAGTCCCCGTGTACACGCCCACTGCCGAGCTGCAGCCTCCCCCAGGCGCGGGCTCGGGCGATGTGGCGGGCAGCGTGCTCTGCGCCTTCTCTTCTCAGAGGCCGCCCTCCAAGGACGGGGGCGAAACGGTGGCCCCCGACGCCCGGGCCCCTGCCCCTCAGCCTCACCGCCTCAGGTCCTTCAGCGCCTCTCAGCCGGCTGAGCGGCCGGGGGCGCCCCCGGGGCCGGAGGTGCGGGTCAAGGCCGAGCCGCGCAGCCCCCCAGAGCCATGCGACATCATTCGCGTCACTGTGGGGGATGCCGCGGCCGCCACGAGAGACCTGGCCCTACAGACAGAAGACGACCGGAAAGACCCCAGCAGACTCCCGGCTAAGAGGCGGTTCCAGACCGACAGGAGGCTGCCGGCCAAGCAGCCCAAAGCTGAGAGCCCAGGCTCCCCGGGCTCGGGAGACCCCCGCGAGGAGGGCTTGAGCCCATCTGCCCTCCAGGCCGACTTCCCAGGCTCTGACTTGAACAAAGACGAATTCGGTGAGTTGGAGGGCACGAGaccaaacaaaaagtttaaatgcAAACATTGCCTTAAAATCTTTAGATCCACGGCGGGCCTGCACCGGCACGTGAACATGTACCACAACCCCGAGAAGCCGTACGCCTGCGACATCTGCCACAAGCGCTTTCACACCAACTTCAAAGTGTGGACGCACTGCCAGACGCAGCACGGTGTGGTGAAAAATCCGGCTCCGGCCGCCAGCTCCCACGCTGTCCTGGACGAGAAGTTCCAGAGGAAGCTCATTGATATTGTGCGAGAGCGGGAGATCAAGAAGGCGCTGATCCTAAAGCTGCGGCGCGGCCGGCCGGGCTTCCAGGGCCCTGGCGGCTCCCCAGCGCAGGTCCTCAAGCGGGGCCTGCGCTCCCGGGCCAAGGGCGCGTATGTGTGCACGGCCTGCGGGAAGGCCTACCGCTTCCTCTCCCAGCTCAAGCAGCACGTGAAGATGCACCCGGGGGAGAAGGCCCTTGGGGCTGCCAGGGCCACGCGGCCCAGGGAGCGCGTGGCCCCCGGGGGCGCAGCGGGCGGCCCGGAGCTCTATCTGTGCCGCCTCTGTAACGCCAAGCTCTCTTCTCTCCTAGAGCAAGGCAACCACGAGCGCCTGTGCCGCACTGCTACCGTGTGCCCCTACTGCAGCCTCAGGTTCTTCTCGCCCGAGCTCAAGCGCGAGCACGAGGGCAAGTGCGAGTTCCGCAAGCTCACGTGCCTGGAGTGCATGCGCACCTTCAAGTCGGCCTTCAGCATCTGGCGGCACCAGGTGGAAGTGCACAATCAGAACAGCATGGCCCCGGCCGCCGGCACCTCCCCACCCCGGCCTGACCTCAACGGCGAGGCCACCGGCCCTGCCCGGCCCCCTGTCCTGCCCGAGCCTGGCCGAGCCGACCCTGCGGCCACTGCCGCCAAAGATGACCCCTCGGGGGGCGGCCGCGGCCCTGAGCCTGTGAACTTTGACTCcgaagattccacctgcctccCCGAGGACCTCAGCCTCTCCAAGCCGCTGAAGATCCAGGTCAAAGAGGAGCCGCCGGAGGAGGCCGAGGAGGAGGCACCCGAGGCTGGCGCGGCCCCCAAGGACCTGTGGCCCTGCGAGAAGTGCGGCAAGACCTTCCCGGCACCAAAGCAGCTGGAGCGGCACCAGGAGCTGCTGTGCTCCGTGAAGCCCTTCATCTGCCACGTCTGCAACAAGGCTTTCCGCACCAACTTCCGGCTCTGGAGCCACTTCCAGTCCCACATGGCCCAGGCCTCTGAGGACCCTGCGCACCGGGAACCCGAGGCTGGCCCGGGCCCCGCCGGCTCCCCGTCACCGCCCCCGCTGCCCCCACCGCTGCCCAAGATCCAGCCCCTGGAGCCCGACAGCCCCACAGGCCTGCCCGAAACCCCCACTCCCACCGCCGACAAGCTGTTCGCGCCCCGAGAGTCAGACACGCTGTTCTACCACGCGCCCCCCCTCTCCGCCATCACTTTTAAAAGACAGTTCATGTGTAAGCTCTGCCACAGGACATTCAAGACGGCCTTCAGCCTCTGGAGCCACGAGCAGACGCACAACTGA